The following proteins are encoded in a genomic region of Cydia fagiglandana chromosome 26, ilCydFagi1.1, whole genome shotgun sequence:
- the LOC134677634 gene encoding uncharacterized protein LOC134677634: MDFLLSTLQLRLERLTEALKGAAEALNSIETGVARDRIIAVRINVSNRLSALTTDLNRYLSGAADIKEDLCNECRDMQVKAEDTLTELEIAIKLYCHEGENNHRTRLPKLELGKYNGDILKWNTFWDKFAANVDNKDIANVEKLSYLLASLEGPALQAVEGLETTNMNYPIAVDILNSRFGKPTKVIDAHNDALQNLAVAKDSPEDCRRTLNNIEKHLRVLEALGEKVDASHLRVIILNKFPSRVVYQVWLMSTDDSFAAIRKALDAVITAMESSVVTNMEHSGIPVKSSDTTEMSTPASTATLQIRAVKKRKWQQRREAISTQPSKKRPKRMCIFCNEEHYSEDCTKFNTYKERIGKLKDRCYVCFQIGHRASKCTRRRRCVHCSRMHNRALCRQKVQRDGSNPSKDSGGEKSEH, translated from the exons ATGGACTTTCTGCTTTCCACATTACAATTGCGCCTGGAAAGGCTAACAGAAGCGTTAAAGGGAGCCGCAGAGGCCCTTAACAGCATTGAGACTGGCGTAGCAAGGGACAGGATAATTGCTGTTAGAATTAACGTTAGTAATAGACTGTCAGCGCTCACAACAGATTTAAATAGATATTTGTCTGGTGCGGCGGATATAAAAGAAGATTTGTGCAATGAATGTCGAGATATGCAAGTAAAAGCGGAGGACACGCTAACCGAATTAGAAATCGCAATAAAACTATATTGCCATGAAGGGGAAAACAATCATAGAACGCGTCTACCTAAGTTAGAGTTAGGGAAATATAACGGTGATATCCTAAAATGGAACACTTTTTGGGATAAATTCGCAGCTAATGTTGATAATAAGGACATTGCCAACGTTGAGAAGCTTTCATACTTACTAGCGTCATTAGAAGGCCCAGCCTTACAAGCAGTCGAGGGTCTGGAAACTACTAACATGAATTACCCGATTGCGGTGGACATTCTCAATAGCCGCTTTGGTAAACCTACAAAGGTCATCGATGCTCACAATGATGCTTTGCAAAATTTAGCTGTAGCTAAGGATTCACCTGAAGATTGTAGGCGCACTCTGAACAATATAGAGAAACACCTTAGGGTATTAGAGGCTCTTGGGGAGAAAGTTGATGCTAGTCACCTTAGAGTTATCATACTCAATAAATTTCCATCAAGAGTGGTATACCAAGTGTGGCTTATGTCAACCGATGATTCTTTTGCTGCAATCCGGAAGGCTTTGGATGCCGTAATAACAGCCATGGAGAGTTCGGTTGTTACAAACATGGAACATTCTGGGATTCCAGTAAAGTCCAGTGACACAACGGAGATGAGTACACCTGCTTCGACAGCAACGCTGCAAATTAGAGCTGTAAAGAAGAGAAAATGGCAACAGAGGAGGGAAGCAATTTCAACTCAACCCAGCAAGAAACGCCCTAAGAGAATGTGCATATTTTGCAATGAAGAACATTATAGTGAGGACTGCACCAAATTTAACACTTATAAGGAGAGGATTGGGAAGCTCAAGGATAGGTGTTATGTGTGCTTTCAAATAGGACACCGTGCCTCCAAGTGCACAAGAAGGAGGAGATGTGTACATTGCTCTAGGATGCATAATAGAGCACTGTGTCGACAAAAGGTGCAAAGGG ACGGCAGTAACCCAAGTAAGGACAGCGGAGGGGAGAAGtctgagcattag